A genomic region of Cytobacillus luteolus contains the following coding sequences:
- a CDS encoding DUF2680 domain-containing protein — translation MKRLAICLSLLCVFNLFNQPTEIIHAQKPEHKTDIKLTADQQEELENLYNEMFETKKQLINKYAEYDVITQNKAEEKLARLDKFQEKLKEHGYVPHWPHHGKKYNCDKSE, via the coding sequence TTGAAAAGATTAGCGATATGTCTCTCTTTATTGTGTGTTTTTAACTTATTTAACCAACCGACTGAAATCATTCATGCCCAAAAGCCAGAGCACAAAACAGATATTAAGCTTACTGCTGACCAGCAAGAGGAGTTAGAAAATCTATATAACGAAATGTTTGAAACAAAAAAACAGCTTATTAACAAGTATGCCGAGTACGATGTTATTACACAAAATAAGGCTGAAGAAAAATTAGCTCGATTAGATAAATTTCAAGAAAAACTTAAAGAGCATGGGTATGTTCCACACTGGCCACACCATGGAAAAAAATATAATTGTGATAAGAGTGAATAA
- a CDS encoding RNA polymerase sigma factor — MTRLCVNDIDYNHLYELFYEKLFKIAYYITKDLYLSEDIIQEAFLKAYQKMNTIKDVSKIGSWLSTVTKRKAIDLVRKESRSQNIPFEDTILEVISRDYVPSIDSELDILFFVDEIREKINHLKPEQREVILLKVNKGLKDDEIADILNLKKATVKTRIFRARENLRELLLNKSIKHPA; from the coding sequence GTGACTAGGCTATGTGTGAATGATATAGATTACAATCATTTATATGAGCTTTTCTATGAGAAGTTGTTTAAAATAGCTTACTATATTACAAAAGACTTATATCTATCGGAAGATATAATTCAAGAAGCATTTCTTAAGGCATACCAAAAAATGAACACAATTAAAGATGTAAGCAAGATTGGTTCATGGTTATCGACGGTTACAAAGAGAAAAGCAATTGATTTAGTTAGAAAAGAAAGTAGAAGTCAGAATATACCGTTTGAGGATACTATATTAGAAGTTATATCTAGGGACTACGTACCCTCTATAGATAGTGAGCTGGATATTTTATTCTTTGTGGACGAAATTCGGGAAAAAATAAATCACTTAAAGCCTGAACAACGCGAGGTAATATTGTTAAAGGTAAACAAAGGGTTAAAAGATGATGAAATTGCAGATATATTAAATCTCAAAAAAGCCACTGTAAAGACCAGAATCTTTAGGGCTAGAGAAAACTTAAGAGAACTCCTCTTAAATAAATCGATAAAACATCCAGCTTGA